A genomic segment from Drosophila miranda strain MSH22 chromosome 3, D.miranda_PacBio2.1, whole genome shotgun sequence encodes:
- the LOC117185825 gene encoding uncharacterized protein LOC117185825, giving the protein MLQLRDFQNVCPDDLTAALALQVYNDLKRDERCGHLQPHYDDDLKVFYLRKEDTQAAYIPLLHTKGIHFSLVEAMQDKFGKNNIFLAIVDNTGNILYYQVTEGFSEKKF; this is encoded by the exons ATG CTTCAGCTGAGAGATTTTCAGAATGTATGTCCCGATGATTTGACAGCGGCCCTGGCTCTTCAGGTTTACAACGACTTAAAAAGGG ATGAGCGCTGCGGCCACCTGCAGCCGCACTACGATGATGATTTGAAGGTGTTCTACTTGCGGAAAGAGGACACACAGGCTGCTTACATACCCTTGCTCCATACGAAGGGCATTCATTTCAGCCTGGTTGAGGCAATGCAAGACAAATTTGGAAAAAA CAACATATTTTTGGCCATCGTGGATAATACAGGCAACATTTTGTATTACCAGGTGACCGAAGGATTCAGTGAAAAGAAGTTCTAA
- the LOC108158832 gene encoding serine/threonine-protein kinase N isoform X12, with protein sequence MIVPAFHALAQVLRQMFAVQLQQQQQPQQHSHTLFHSLDLSPTWPIRQLLSTSAPAICDTPPAAHISLVHITLEPIDASCTTSCLIEEVAEPEPQPETKAVAEAQSHCQSQSRSQSQSQSEAFVESVLLETVVEKLDSSTSEEEQLEQVIPQLGKLYVGSSQQQYGQSSPIIQEPPTPTIYCVSASAGAPQFPQPTQRQDKLQQQPGQQPIYANQYELNVAKAAAAASVYTPTPTPSSSSTSNTSQQEQRKNVARGLQFRETGGRLVKPGPPPNAGMLSMDNFRLLSVLGRGHFGKVILSQLRSNNQYYAIKALKKGDIIARDEVESLLSEKRIFEVANAMRHPFLVNLYSCFQTDQHVCFVMEYAAGGDLMMHIHTDVFLEPRAVFYAACVVLGLQYLHENKIIYRDLKLDNLLLDTDGYVKIADFGLCKEGMGFGDRTGTFCGTPEFLAPEVLTETSYTRAVDWWGLGVLIFEMLVGESPFPGDDEEEVFDSIVNDEVRYPRFLSLEAIAVMRRLLRKNPERRLGSSERDAEDVKKQAFFRSIVWDDLLLRKVKPPFVPTINHLEDVSNFDEEFTSEKAQLTPPKEPRHLSEDEQVLFQDFSYTAEWC encoded by the exons ATGATTGTGCCAGCATTCCATGCACTCGCGCAGGTCCTGAGGCAAATGTTTGCAGTCCAactccagcaacagcaacagccacagcagcattCCCATACTCTTTTTCATAGTCTGGATCTGTCGCCGACTTGGCCAATCCGTCAGCTGTTGTCCACATCCGCACCTGCCATATGCGATACACCGCCTGCT GCGCATATCAGTCTTGTACATATCACCCTCGAACCCATCGATGCCAGCTGCACCACCAGCTGCCTGATAGAGGAGGTGGccgagccagagccacagccgGAGACAAAGGCGGTGGCAGAGGCACAGTCCCACTGCCAGTCGCAGTCGcggtcgcagtcgcagtcgcagtcggaGGCATTCGTTGAGAGTGTATTGCTTGAGACAGTTGTTGAAAAGTTAGACAGTTCGACGAGTGAAGAGGAGCAGCTGGAGCAG GTTATACCGCAGTTGGGAAAACTATATGTGGGCAGCAGTCAACAGCAGTATGGACAGTCCTCGCCCATCATTCAGGAGCCGCCGACTCCGACCATCTATTGCGTTAGTGCGTCGGCCGGCGCCCCGCAATTCCCGCAGCCCACACAGCGCCAGGAcaagctgcagcagcagcctggGCAGCAGCCCATCTATGCGAATCAGTACGAGTTGAACGTGGCCAAGGCAGCGGCTGCCGCCTCAGTGTACACGCCTACGCCCACGCCCAGCTCCTCATCGACGAGCAACACcagccagcaggagcagcgcAAGAATGTGGCTCGGGGACTGCAGTTCCGCGAGACTGGGGGCCGTCTGGTCAAGCCTGGACCGCCTCCGAATGCAGGCATGCTGTCGATGGACAACTTCCGGCTGCTGAGTGTGCTGGGACGAGGACACTTTGGCAAGGTGATCCTGTCGCAGCTGCGCAGCAACAACCAGTACTATGCCATCAAGGCGCTGAAAAAGGGCGACATTATCGCCCGCGATGAGGTGGAGTCGCTGCTGAGCGAAAAGCGCATCTTCGAAGTGGCCAATGCCATGCGCCACCCGTTTTTGGTCAATTTGTATTCGTGCTTCCAGACCGAT CAACACGTTTGCTTTGTGATGGAGTACGCCGCCGGAGGAGATCTGATGATGCACATCCATACGGACGTGTTTCTGGAGCCGCGTGCCGTTTTCTATGCAGCCTGCGTTGTGCTGGGGCTGCAGTATCTGCACGAAAATAAGATCATCTACCGCGACCTGAAGCTGGACAACCTACTGCTGGACACGGATGGGTATGTGAAGATCGCCGACTTTGGCCTGTGCAAGGAGGGCATGGGCTTCGGTGATCGCACGGGTACTTTCTGCGGCACGCCCGAGTTTCTGGCACCCGAAGTCCTCACCGAGACCTCGTACACAAGGGCCGTGGACTGGTGGGGTCTGGGGGTGCTCATCTTTGAGATGTTGGTTGGTGAG TCACCTTTCCCTGGCGATGATGAGGAGGAGGTGTTCGATTCAATTGTGAATGATGAGGTCCGCTATCCGCGCTTCCTCTCACTCGAGGCCATAGCCGTGATGCGTAGG CTACTGCGCAAGAATCCAGAGCGACGTCTAGGATCGTCGGAGCGCGATGCGGAGGATGTCAAGAAGCAGGCATTCTTCCGGTCCATTGTCTGGGATGATCTGCTGCTTCGTAAGGTCAAGCCACCGTTTGTACCCACGATT AACCATCTGGAGGATGTCTCGAACTTTGATGAGGAATTCACGTCGGAGAAGGCGCAATTGACGCCACCAAAGGAGCCGCGTCACCTGTCCGAGGATGAGCaggtgctcttccaggacttTTCATACACGGCCGAATGGTGTTAG